In a genomic window of Erigeron canadensis isolate Cc75 chromosome 5, C_canadensis_v1, whole genome shotgun sequence:
- the LOC122600596 gene encoding uncharacterized protein LOC122600596: MAATLACLQIPTVTSKSSHSQTQSLILSDSTKLQNNLPNNNVINFNHLKSASLPLSALTLPFFLSPQDALAAGGELGILEGRSLALIHPIVMGGLFVYTLYAGYLGWQWRRVRTIQDEINELKKQEKPVAVTPEGSPAETTPPSPIQTKIQQLSEERKELIKGQYKDKHFNAGSILLGFGVFESIGGGVNTYIRTGKLFPGPHLYAGAAITVLWAAAAALVPPMQKGNETARNLHIALNVLNVLLFVWQIPTGWDIVLKVFEFTKWP; the protein is encoded by the exons ATGGCAGCCACACTTGCTTGTCTCCAAATCCCAACAGTTACCTCTAAATCATCACATTCACAAACACAGTCACTAATTCTATCAGATTCTACTAAACTACAAAATAATCTCCCTAATAATAATGTCATTAACTTTAACCACTTGAAGTCAGCTTCTCTCCCTCTCTCAGCACTCACATTACCCTTCTTCTTAAGCCCACAG GATGCATTGGCTGCTGGAGGTGAGCTGGGGATACTTGAAGGAAGATCATTGGCCTTAATTCATCCAATAGTGATGGGTGGTCTATTTGTATACACATTATATGCTGGCTATTTAGGATGGCAATGGAGAAGGGTAAGAACAATACAAGATGAGATTAATGAGTTGAAAAAACAAGAAAAGCCGGTTGCTGTTACTCCAGAAGGATCACCAGCTGAAACCACCCCACCATCACCAATTCAAACCAAGATTCAACAACTTTCTGAG GAGAGAAAGGAGTTGATTAAGGGGCAATATAAGGACAAACACTTCAATGCAGGTTCGATATTGCTCGGATTTGGTGTGTTTGAGTCCATTGGTGGTGGAGTCAACACTTATATTAGGACAGGGAAGCTATTTCCAGGGCCACATCTATACGCTGGTGCAG CAATAACGGTGTTGTGGGCTGCAGCCGCTGCACTAGTACCCCCAATGCAGAAAGGAAATGAAACTGCACGAAACCTTCATATAGCTTTGAATGTGCTAAATGTTCTCCTTTTCGTATGGCAAATCCCAACCGGATGGGATATTGTTCTTAAGGTCTTTGAGTTCACCAAATGGCCCTAA
- the LOC122602038 gene encoding protein yippee-like At4g27745 translates to MANIISPRLYACYNCHNHVALHDDIVSKTFQAKHGRAYLFSHVMNLVAGIKEDRHLMTGLHSVADVHCSDCGEILGWKYEKAYEESQKYKEGKTVLEKFKIVKDNW, encoded by the exons ATGGCAAACATCATCTCTCCAAGGTTGTATGCTTGCTACAATTGTCACAACCATGTTGCACTACATGATGATATTGTCTCTAAAACTTTTCAG GCAAAACATGGGAGAGCCTATTTGTTCTCGCACGTGATGAACTTGGTAGCGGGTATCAAAGAGGACCGACACTTGATGACCGGATTACATAGTGTGGCAGACGTTCATTGCTCAGATTGTGGGGAGATATTAGGATGGAAGTATGAGAAAGCATACGAGGAATCCCAAAAGTATAAAGAAGGCAAAACTGTCTTAGAAAAGTTTAAGATTGTGAAAGACAATTGGTAA